Part of the Kitasatospora sp. NBC_00374 genome is shown below.
ATCGCCCCGGCGTCCCGGGCGCGGTCGACCAGCTCGCGCTGGGAGAAGGCGGTCAGCATGAGGACGGGGGCGAGGTGGGCCTCGTGGATCTGCTCGGCCGCCGAGAGGCCGTCCAGGACGGGCATCTTCACGTCCAGGATCGCCAGGTCGGGCTTGAGCTCCTCGACCAGCCTCACCGCGGTCGCGCCGTCCCCCGCCTCACCGACGACGGTGTAGCCCTCCTCCTCCAGCATCTCCTTGAGGTCGAGGCGGATCAGCGCCTCGTCCTCGGCGATGACAATTCGGGTGATCTGGGGCAGGTCGGGCTCAAGCGGCTGGGGCTGCTCGTCGGCGGTGCTCACGGGGCTCCTCGTTCCGGCGGGGTGCTGCATGCACGAGCCTACCTAGCTGCGCACGGCTGCGCGCACAGGGTATCCTTCTGACGCTCAACCTCGCCGGGTTGGTGGAATGGCATACACGGATGTCTCAAACACATCTGCCTGAGAGGGCTTGCGGGTTCGAATCCCGCACCCGGCACACGATTTTGCCTTCGGATCCAATACTGCAGGCAAATAGCCATTTCTCATCACCATGAGTGATTCTCCCACCGTCCGCCTTTACCGGCCCAAGCCCTGTTCGACCCTGATCCGTATGGTCGAACACTCGAATCGCGAGGAAGCCCTCGCGCTTCTGCGCAAGGGGTGCCGCAACGCGGAGGTCGCCCGTCGGCTCGGAGTCCCGGTCGGCACCATCGGCTGGTGGAAGCACCGGGACCTGGCCGAGCGGAACGCACTGCCGGGGCGGAAGCGCTCCACCTGCCCGCACTGCTACGGCGATCCGCTGGACGGCGCCGCCTACACCTATCTGCTCGGCCTGTACCTGGGTGACGGGCACATCATCCAACCCAGACAGCACCGCGCGCCCAATCTCGCGATCACGTGCGACGACAGCTGGCCCGGCCTCCAGGACGCCGCCGAACAGGCTATGCGCCAGGTACTGCCGAACAACACACCGTGCCGGGTGCGGCGAACCGGCTGCCACGACGTGAAGGTCTACTCGAAGCACCTTCCCTGCTACTTCCCCCAACACGGCCCCGGAAAGAAGCACGAGCGGGCCATCGCCCTCGAACCCTGGCAACAGCAGTTGGTCGACGCTCACCCCTGGGGCCTCGTCCGGGGGCTGATCCACTCCGACGGCTGCCGGATCACCAACTGGGCCACCCGGACCGTCAACGGCGTGACGCGCCGCCACGGGTACCCGCGGTACTTCTTCACCAACACCTCGGGCGACATCAGGCGGATCTTCACCGACACCCTCGATGCCCTGGGCGTCGAGTGGAAGGCCTCCCTGCCCCGCCCCCGGGGACAGGTCAACGTCTCCGTCGCCCGGCGGGCGTCCGTGGCGTTGCTGGACGAGCACGTCGGCGCGAAGTGGTGACGGCGCAGCCCTCCCCCCGGAGGGCTGCGCCGTCGGTCGGTGGGCGGGGGCCGGGTCAGTCGACGGGGCCGCTGGCCCTGACGGCGGTGGCGGGGAGGGCGGCGGTGGCGGGGGCGGCGGTGTTCTGGTCGGGGTCGGTGACGGTGAGGGTGTAGTCGCCGTCGGTGGCGCCGGGGAAGACGAACCAGGCGACCTGGTCCTGTCGGGTGGGGCGGTCGGGGTAGATGGCCTCGATGGGGGCGACGGTGGGGCCGACCTCCTGGCCGTTGGGGAGTTTGAGGCGCAGGCTGCCGCCGTCGACGGCCATGCCGGCGGGTCCGACCTGGCCGCTCAGGTCGAAGACGAGGAGCAGGCCGCGCTGGCCGAGGGTGAGGGCGCCGCTGCCGTTGCCGCCGCCGACGTCGGCGCGGAGCTGGGCGGACTTGAGGGTGAGGGTGAGCCGTCCGGAGGTGAGGGCAGGTTTGGCGGGGAGCTTGAGGTCGATGGGGGCGAGGGTGACGGCGGGTCGGCCGCCCGAGCCGAGGGGGACGACGGCCTGGGCCTGGCCGGAGTCGCCGAGGACGAGGGAGGCGCCGTCGAAGCCGAAGGGGCCGGTGCCGGTGAAGGTGATCTGCAGCGGGTTGGTGGCGCCGGGGGTGGGCGGGACGGCGGTGCCGTGGTCGCCGGTGAGGGGGGTGCCGCTGAGGTCGATGGCGATGTCGGGCCAGTCGCGGACGGCGGCGGTCCTGAAGGTGTTGGTGACGGTGGTGTCGAGGGTGATCTTGAAGCGTTCGCCGTCGGGGTCGGGGGTGCGGGTGGCGCTCTTGATGTCGAAGCGCAGGCCGCCCCAGTACGCGGTCCTGCCGATGGTGACGGTGCCGGTCTTCGCGGCCGCGGGCGTGCCGGTGGTGGTGGCGGCGGCGCCCGGGGTGGTGACGGCCGGGGCCGCTGCGGGGCCGGCGCCGTCGTCGGGCCCGCAGGCGGTGGCGAGGCCTGCGGTGATGAGGGCTGCGGCGAGGGCGAGGGTGGTGGATCTGCGCGGTCTGCTGCTGCTCATGGCGGGTTGGTCCCCTTGTGGGCGGCCCTGCTGCCGGGCCGGTCGAGGGGAACGTACCCGGGTGGCCGGGGTGCGGGGCGGGCTGTGACGGGATGGGGACGGTACCGGTGCGCGGTGGCCGTGATCGGTGCGGAAACGTGAAACGCCGCCCCCTCCCAAAGGGGCGGCGTCTCAGCGGTGTTGGTGCGGTTCAGTTGTGGAGTTCGCCGACGTGGTGGACGCGGACGAGGTTGGTGGAGCCGGCCAGGCCGGGCGGCGAACCGGCGGTGATGATGACGATGTCGCCCTTCTGGCAGCGGCCGAGGCTCAGCAGTTGGGCGTCGACCTGGGCGACCATCTCGTCGGTGGTGGGGACGAACGGGCCGAGGAAGGTCTCCACGCCCCAGGTGAGGGCGAGTTGGCTGCGGACGGCGGGTTCGTAGGTGAAGGCGAGCACCGGGATGGGCGAGCGGTAGCGGGTGAGCCGGCGGGCGGTGTCGCCGCTCTGGGTGAAGGCGATGAGGTACTTGGCCTCCAGGAAGTCGCCGATCTCGGCGGCGGCCCTGGCGACGGCGCCGCCCTGGGTGCGGGGCTTGTTGCGCTCGGTCAGCGGGGGGAGGCCGGCGGCGAGGATGTCGGCCTCGGCCGCCTCGATGATGCGGCTCATGGTCTTGACGGTCTCGACCGGGTACTTGCCGACGGAGGTCTCGCCGGAGAGCATCACGGCGTCGGTGCCGTCCAGGACGGCGTTGGCGACGTCGGAGGCCTCGGCGCGGGTGGGCCGGGAGGCGTTGATCATCGAGTCGAGCATCTGGGTGGCGACGATGACCGGTTTGGCGTTGCGCTTGGCCAGCTTGACGGCGCGCTTCTGGACGATCGGCACCTGTTCCAGCGGGAGTTCGACGCCGAGGTCGCCGCGGGCGACCATGATGCCGTCGAAGGCGTCGACGATGGATTCGAGGTTCTCGACGGCCTGCGGCTTCTCGATCTTGGCGATGCAGGGGAGGGTCCGGCCCTCCTCGGCCATGATCCGGTGCACCTCGTCGATGTCCTTGGCGCTGCGCACGAAGGAGAGGGCGATCAGGTCGGCGCCGGTCCGCAGGGCCCAGCGCAGGTCGGCGACGTCCTTGTCGCTGAGCGCGGGCACCGAGACGGCGACGCCGGGGAGGTTGAGACCCTTGTGGTCGGAGATCAGGCCGCCCTCGATGACGATGCAGTGCACCCGCGGGCCCTCGACGTGGGTGACTTCGAGGCAGACCCGGCCGTCGTCGATCAGGATGCGCTCGCCGCGGGAGACGTCGGCGGCGAGGCCCTTGTAGGTGGTGCCGCAGATGTCGCGGTCGCCCGGGACGTCCTCGACGGTGATGGTGAACTCGTCGCCGCGTTCAAGAAGTACAGGCCCGTCGGCGAAGGTGTCGAGCCGGATCTTCGGGCCCTGGAGATCGACGAGGATGCCGACGCTGCGGCCGGCCTCGTCGGAGGCCTTGCGGACCCGGCGGTAGCGTTCCTCGTGCTCCAGTTGGGAACCGTGGCTGAGGTTGAATCGGGCGACGTCCATTCCGGCGTCGACCAGGGCTTTGATCTGGTCGTACGAGTCGGCGGCCGGCCCGAGGGTACAGACGATTTTTGCTCGGCGCATACCTCTAGAGCGTAGGCATTACCGGTGCGTAACAACGAAGTTCCGACCGCCCGACCGGTGGCGGTTGCAGAAAGTTTTGATTAACAAACTGACACATCGTGACCTGGCGTGCGGTGAGCTGGAGTTACCGCCGATGGACAGACTGCCGCGAGCTGCGCAGACGCCCGCTCCGGCGGCGTGCGGGCCGTGCTTCGGGTGAGACATCGGCGGGCCGATTGACGCACGGGCGTACGGCCGGACCGGCACCCGGACCGATACCCGGGCCGCGGGCGGGGCCGTGGCCGGGGCCGTGGTGTCACGCCGGGGTCGCCAAGAACTCACCTGCCCGAAACGTCGGGGGTCTGGCCCCCGGGCGCTTCGCCGGGCAGACTTCTACGCGCGTCACAACATGCCCCCGTCAGCCTTGCTGACGGTCCGTCCGCCCCCGTGGGAGTCGTCCATGCCGCTGAACCGCCGAGACTTCGTGACCCGCTCCGCCGCGACGGCGGCCGGCGCCGCACTGGTCGGCGCCGTCCCCGTCGCCGCCGCCACCCCGGCGGCCGCCCAGGGCGCGGACGAGGCGGCGCGCAGGGCGCCGGTCAAGGAGTCCTTCACCGTGATGGGCACCACCGACCTGCACGGCCACGTGCTCAACTGGGAGTACTTCACCGACTCCGAGTACGACGACAAGGCGAGGAACGACGTCGGCCTGGCGAAGATCTCCACCCTGGTGAAGCAGGTCCGGGAGGAGAAGGGCTGTCACCGCACCCTGCTGATCGACGCCGGCGACACCATCCAGGGCACCCAGCTCTCGTACTACTTCGCGCGGGTCGAGCCGATCACCGGCAAGCGCGGGCCGAAGCACCCGATGGCCGCCGCAATGAACGCGATCGGCTACGACGCGGCCGCGCTCGGCAACCACGAGTTCAACTACGGCATCCCGGTGCTGCGCGCGTACGAGAAGCAGCTCGACTTCCCGCTGCTGGGCGCCAACGCGCAGGACGCGAAGAGCGAGCGGCCCGCCTTCCCGCCGTACGTGATCAAGGAGCTGCACCTGGGCCACGGGCGGTCGCTGCGGGTCGGCATCCTCGGCCTGACCAACCCGGGCATCGCGATCTGGGACAAGGCCAACGTCGCCGGGCAGCTGGTCTTCCCCGGCATCATGGAGATGGCGAAGAAGTACGTGCCGCGGCTGCGGGCGGCGGGCGCGGACGTCGTGGTGGTGGCCTCGCACTCGGGCATGGACGAGGTCTCCTCCTACGGCGACCAGCTGCCCTGGCCGGAGAACGCCTCGGTGCAGCTGGCCGAGACCGTGCCGGGCGTGGACGCGGTGCTGGTCGGCCACGCGCACAAGGAGATCCCGCAGCGGCTGGTGGTCAACAGGACCACCGGGAAGACCGTGGTGCTCTCCGAGCCGCTGTGCTGGGGCGAGCGGCTGACCTGCTTCGACTTCGAGGTCGAGTACCACCGCGGCGCGTGGACGGTCAGCTCGGTCAGCTCGCGGGTGCTCAACTCCAACACCGTGCCGGAAGACCCGGCGATCGTGCAGCTGATCGGCGCCCAGCACCGGAAGGTGGTCGCCTACGTCAACCAGGTGATCGGCACCAGCAAAACCGAACTCTCCATCGCCGAGGCCCGGTTCAGGGACGTCCCGATCATCGACCTGATCGGCCGGGTGCAGGCGGACGCCGTCCGCACGGCGCTCGCCTCGACCTCGTACGCGGGCCTGCCGGTGCTGGCGCAGGCCGCGCCGTTCAACCGGACGGCGCTGATCCCCGCCGGCCAGGTGAAGCTGCGGGACGCCGCCGGGCTGTACATCTACGAGAACACCCTGGAGGCCCGGCTGCTGACCGGCGCCCAGATCAAGGACTACCTGGAGTACTCCGCCAAGTACTTCGCCCAGCGGGCGCCCGGCGACCCGATCGACCCGGACACCCTGACCAACCAGCAGAACACCCCGGACTACAACTACGACTCGGTGTACGGCGTCTCGTACGACATCGATCTCACCCGGCCGGTCGGTTCCCGGATCACCGGTCTGTCGTACGAGGGCAGCCCGGTCGACCCGGCGGCGCAGTTCGTGCTGGCGGTCAACAACTACCGGGCCAACGGCGGCGGCAACTTCCCGCACGTCGCGGCGGCCACCAAGGTCTGGTCGGACTCGGACGAGATCCGCAACACCATGATCGCCTGGGTGAAGGCGAAGGGTGTGATCGACCCGGCGGAGATCAGCGGCGGGACGTGGCGCCTGGTG
Proteins encoded:
- a CDS encoding ANTAR domain-containing response regulator, producing MSTADEQPQPLEPDLPQITRIVIAEDEALIRLDLKEMLEEEGYTVVGEAGDGATAVRLVEELKPDLAILDVKMPVLDGLSAAEQIHEAHLAPVLMLTAFSQRELVDRARDAGAMAYIVKPFSKSDLVPAIEMAVSRYTEMRTLEEEIADLTQRLETRKLVDRAKSVLQTKFGLTEPAAFRWIQKTSMDRRMTMAAVAQAVIEEGDAQDRKKAESEA
- a CDS encoding helix-turn-helix domain-containing protein, which translates into the protein MVEHSNREEALALLRKGCRNAEVARRLGVPVGTIGWWKHRDLAERNALPGRKRSTCPHCYGDPLDGAAYTYLLGLYLGDGHIIQPRQHRAPNLAITCDDSWPGLQDAAEQAMRQVLPNNTPCRVRRTGCHDVKVYSKHLPCYFPQHGPGKKHERAIALEPWQQQLVDAHPWGLVRGLIHSDGCRITNWATRTVNGVTRRHGYPRYFFTNTSGDIRRIFTDTLDALGVEWKASLPRPRGQVNVSVARRASVALLDEHVGAKW
- the pyk gene encoding pyruvate kinase → MRRAKIVCTLGPAADSYDQIKALVDAGMDVARFNLSHGSQLEHEERYRRVRKASDEAGRSVGILVDLQGPKIRLDTFADGPVLLERGDEFTITVEDVPGDRDICGTTYKGLAADVSRGERILIDDGRVCLEVTHVEGPRVHCIVIEGGLISDHKGLNLPGVAVSVPALSDKDVADLRWALRTGADLIALSFVRSAKDIDEVHRIMAEEGRTLPCIAKIEKPQAVENLESIVDAFDGIMVARGDLGVELPLEQVPIVQKRAVKLAKRNAKPVIVATQMLDSMINASRPTRAEASDVANAVLDGTDAVMLSGETSVGKYPVETVKTMSRIIEAAEADILAAGLPPLTERNKPRTQGGAVARAAAEIGDFLEAKYLIAFTQSGDTARRLTRYRSPIPVLAFTYEPAVRSQLALTWGVETFLGPFVPTTDEMVAQVDAQLLSLGRCQKGDIVIITAGSPPGLAGSTNLVRVHHVGELHN
- a CDS encoding bifunctional UDP-sugar hydrolase/5'-nucleotidase, which encodes MPLNRRDFVTRSAATAAGAALVGAVPVAAATPAAAQGADEAARRAPVKESFTVMGTTDLHGHVLNWEYFTDSEYDDKARNDVGLAKISTLVKQVREEKGCHRTLLIDAGDTIQGTQLSYYFARVEPITGKRGPKHPMAAAMNAIGYDAAALGNHEFNYGIPVLRAYEKQLDFPLLGANAQDAKSERPAFPPYVIKELHLGHGRSLRVGILGLTNPGIAIWDKANVAGQLVFPGIMEMAKKYVPRLRAAGADVVVVASHSGMDEVSSYGDQLPWPENASVQLAETVPGVDAVLVGHAHKEIPQRLVVNRTTGKTVVLSEPLCWGERLTCFDFEVEYHRGAWTVSSVSSRVLNSNTVPEDPAIVQLIGAQHRKVVAYVNQVIGTSKTELSIAEARFRDVPIIDLIGRVQADAVRTALASTSYAGLPVLAQAAPFNRTALIPAGQVKLRDAAGLYIYENTLEARLLTGAQIKDYLEYSAKYFAQRAPGDPIDPDTLTNQQNTPDYNYDSVYGVSYDIDLTRPVGSRITGLSYEGSPVDPAAQFVLAVNNYRANGGGNFPHVAAATKVWSDSDEIRNTMIAWVKAKGVIDPAEISGGTWRLVRAGVPLF